From a single Alkalihalophilus pseudofirmus genomic region:
- the chrA gene encoding chromate efflux transporter codes for MAQKKEIGFKTLIELLIISTRLGLTSFGGPVAHLGYFHQEYVRKRKWMDESSYADLVALAQFLPGPASSQVGIGIGVMRAGVIGGIVSFIGFTLPSVIALIVFALLVQTFDAGGAGWIHGLKIVAVVVVAHAILGMAKNLTPDVKRKTIALAALMGTLLWQTAFTQVGVILLAAMAGYMLYKNHDNVDQVKMNFPISKRFASVCLIIFFGLLILLPIVREMTAYNWVAMFDSFYRAGSLVFGGGHVVLPLLEREFVPTGWVSEEAFLAGYGAAQAVPGPLFTFAAYLGAVINGWQGGLLATAAIFLPAFLLILGALPFWDALRRQDKVRGALMGVNAAVVGILISAFYHPIFTTSILSAIDFAFAALLFTMLVYYKWAPWVIVLTGAVGGMTLSFIF; via the coding sequence ATGGCACAAAAAAAAGAAATAGGCTTTAAAACACTCATTGAACTTTTAATTATTTCTACAAGACTGGGTCTTACATCATTTGGCGGTCCTGTTGCGCACTTAGGATATTTTCATCAAGAATATGTGCGAAAGCGTAAGTGGATGGACGAGTCAAGCTATGCAGACCTTGTAGCACTGGCGCAGTTTTTACCGGGCCCCGCCAGCAGTCAGGTCGGCATAGGGATCGGTGTGATGCGAGCAGGAGTGATAGGAGGAATCGTTTCATTTATCGGGTTTACGCTGCCTTCTGTTATTGCTTTAATCGTGTTTGCCCTGCTTGTTCAGACGTTTGATGCCGGGGGTGCTGGATGGATTCACGGGCTGAAAATTGTTGCTGTCGTTGTTGTTGCCCACGCAATTCTCGGTATGGCTAAAAATTTAACACCCGATGTGAAACGAAAAACGATTGCTTTAGCAGCCTTGATGGGTACGCTTTTGTGGCAAACAGCGTTTACACAAGTGGGGGTCATCCTGCTAGCAGCTATGGCCGGGTACATGTTGTATAAAAACCATGATAACGTAGACCAGGTGAAAATGAACTTTCCGATCAGCAAGCGTTTTGCCTCGGTTTGTTTAATAATATTTTTTGGACTGTTAATTCTTCTTCCTATAGTAAGAGAGATGACAGCATACAACTGGGTAGCCATGTTTGATAGCTTTTATCGTGCAGGCTCCCTTGTTTTCGGCGGCGGTCATGTTGTCTTGCCGCTGTTAGAGCGTGAATTTGTTCCAACTGGCTGGGTAAGTGAAGAAGCCTTTCTTGCAGGATACGGGGCAGCACAAGCTGTACCAGGACCTTTATTCACGTTTGCTGCTTATCTTGGAGCTGTGATAAACGGCTGGCAGGGAGGACTGCTTGCGACTGCGGCTATTTTCTTGCCTGCTTTTCTATTAATATTAGGAGCTCTCCCTTTTTGGGATGCACTGCGTCGTCAGGATAAAGTAAGAGGAGCATTGATGGGCGTGAATGCGGCTGTAGTTGGGATTTTGATCTCAGCATTTTATCACCCGATTTTTACAACTTCTATTTTATCAGCTATTGATTTTGCATTCGCTGCATTATTATTTACGATGCTTGTCTATTACAAATGGGCCCCATGGGTCATCGTTTTAACGGGTGCAGTAGGCGGGATGACCCTATCTTTTATTTTTTAA